In Lolium rigidum isolate FL_2022 chromosome 7, APGP_CSIRO_Lrig_0.1, whole genome shotgun sequence, the DNA window aaaggtgtgtaacacccgaagaaggaagagtaattctgaaggatgtacacgaaggaatatgcggccaccacgcgagtagtcgagccatcgcagccaaggtttttcgggcaggattctactggttgacagcaatcgaggacgccaaagaaatagtaaggacttgcgatgcgtgtcaaaggttcgccgcaaaacctcactctccagcagcgagaactaacaccaataccattgtcgtggcccttcgcacaatggggactcgacatggtgggcaagttacacaaatcgtggccaggaggaaaagaatacatgctagtagccgtcgacaaatttacaaagtggatagaagcgaagccgataaattcgccagacggagcatccgcgagtaaaattcataaaagacctcgtcttcgatttggagtgccccacgagcatcgtcactggacaatggcagtaacttcacatcccacgaattcaaagattattgcaaagaagtgggtataaaGTTACACTTTGCGTcgattgcacatcctcaaaccaatgggcaagtcgagaaagccaacggcatcatctgcaatggcatcaagaaacgcctgttaggaccattggaaaaagctcgacatacgtggccagaagaactaccaagtgtgttgtggagcatccgaacaacaccaaatacagcgacacaggagacaccgtttttcctggtccatggagcggaggcagtactaccaatagaaatagagcatgactcccctagagtcacagggtataatgaagaaacttcaaggacagcattggaagacgacgtagacgcactcgacgaagctcgagacgaagtattatcaagagtaaccaaataccaacaggacttgaagaattaccacagtcgatgtttgcggccaagatcctttcaagtgggagacttagttcttcggctcacgcaaaaaagtcatgaaaaactcgagtcaccatggcttggtccctatattgtcacggaagtaatcggaggaggagcaaaacccctggaacgtggcgcaactcaggcggttctacgcctagagctaaaatatagtccttgtaaaacttcaatgtactgaaacgcccacgagttttcggacgcactcttttcctttttcggggcaccgagtggggccgggaaaggtttttaatgaggcgggctcgtggtgctgcaatataataaagatagtgtcaatataacttttctttctcGACATGCTCAAATCTccgacccgacgaatttcaatatagttcctcgcataaagaaaagcctcgccttggtattaaaatacctcgtgagtcaataaaaatacaaaatagtactaaataaagaagctcgggggctgatattcgccaaaactacatattattgccttggttcaaaacctcgcattatacaaatacagtgaatagccaccgaaaacactcgggggctagacaaatatagaaatatgatgtttgctgCACAATACAATCACAATCATAATTTACAAGCAGGAATtgtctaccaaaggaaaataatcagtcatgattcaatatatcatcaagggtaactctgttctcttcgggagcagcgccaagaaaatcagcataatgaccgtccgcaaaaaagtcggcatccatccgaagaaggtcttcaatcatttcttcagctataggcgaaaccttcgtgttaatacgatcaacaccaactcttcgcCGCCGTACCTTCGcgtgaactgatacgtctccaacgtatcgataatttcttgtgttccatgccacattattgatgttatctacatgttttatgcacactttatatcatattcgtgcattttctggaactaacctattaacaagatgccgaagtgccgcttcattgttttcgcttgtttttggtttcagaaatcctagtaaagaaatattctcggaattggacgaaataaaagcccagaggcctattttctcacgaagcttccggaagaccgaagacgagacgaagaggggccacggggtggccaaaccctagggcggcgcggccccccttggccgcgcggccccgtggtgtgggccccccgtgccgcctctcgacttgcccttccgcctacaaatagcctccgtgacgaaacccccggtaccgagagccacgatacggaaaacattaccgagacgccgtcgccgccgatcccatctcgggggatcctcggagatcgcctccggcacctcgccggagaggggaatcatctcccggaggactctacgccgccatggtcgcctccggtgtgatgagtgagtagtctacccctggactatgggtccatagcagtagctagatggttgtcttctccccattgtgctatcattgtcggatcttgtgagctgcctatcatgatcaagatcatctatatgtaattctatatgttgcgtttgttgggatccgatgaatagagaatacttgttatgttgattatcaaagttatgcttatgtgttgtttatgatcttgcatgctttccgttactagtagatgctctggccaagtagatgcttgtaactccaagagggagtacttatgctcgatagtgggttcatgctcgcattgacaccgggacagaggactgaaagttctaaggttgtgttgtgctcgttgccactagggataaaacattgatgctatgtctaaggatgtagttgttgattacattacgcaccatacttaatgcaattgtctcgttgcttgcaacttaataccggaggggttcggatgataacctgaaggtggactttttaggcatagatgcggttggatggcggtctatgtactttgtcgtaatgcccaattaaatctcactatactcatcatgatatgtatgtgcatggtcatgctctctttatttgtcaattgcccaaccgtaatttgttcacccaacatgctgttcgtcttatgggagagacacctctagtgaactcgtggaccccggtccaattctctttactcgaaatacaatctcatcgcaatacttgttctactcgttttctcgcaaacaatcatcttccacacaatacggttaatcctttgttacagcaagacggtgagattgacaacctcaccgtttcgttggggcaaagtagtttggttgtgttgtgcaggttccacgttggcgccggaatccccggtgttgcgccgcactacatcccgccgccatcaaccttcaacgtgcttcttggctcctcctggttcgataaaccttggtttctttctgagggaaaacttgctgctgtgcgcatcataccttcctcttggggttgcccaacgaacgtgtgaaatacacgccatcatgaacctttgcaacaacttgggtcaagtcaagctttgagtggcagatctgaagcatgataagggcaaatctggcgccagctaccagttgagctttgacaaagtcatggatcctgtgggcatccttaaatttctccattaactcgagaagagtttttggttgaacgttccgaggaaacatagagttataaaccatagacaaggtcttcgtacagaagtcaaggaagtcgcgagtttgagaggcgcgatcctgaaatctgacaatttggcgggtcctctcggggtagcccaaaacagagaaccgtgatcaagggaaaggttaacaaggaggtttgccctagtatttaccctctcatcttcggcaacagcatcagtaaaggaacctattaaaacaaaggagcagaaagatttaagagacgtagcatgaagatGGAAGATATCGAGggtgaaacaagcatacccgacatatccgcactggcttcattcattaactcgagcatgaaattctctCGAGCAGTCGCCTTCTCAGCCTCGGAAGTAGCAATCtccctagcagccacggcctcgtgagcttgttgaagtgcaattttttcggcttcagatgacttacgagacttttccaacatcacaagtgtttgcttcttcgcatacctggagttgctgccgaagttcatctaattcttgcggcaaggaatcttcggCAGTGTAGTATCGGCAAAAactctccttgagcgagaagaagaaggcgaagtattggaaggaccaggagctggcgtataattgtcaaaaatcaactggaaaaaagaaatatttcgacatcaatcactgagtaaagatagatttccattcattcccagaatatatacatgtctattacaaaagaaggaccttctagagacctactgaagcagttatcgccaaagaacactacggcgacaatatcaaaagaaagaggtacgctaaaaagaaaaaagcaaagaTGCATTCAACtaaacctccggccttgatgagctaggagtcgaagacagtttgatcccgagataggccaggattttcttcgtgttgggcttagctgccttaatcaacgacttccacctcgattgctctatctgctcagtgtcgccaactttcgcccagtcgatagtttgttggctatcggcaaccaaAGCAACAGTGTTTTCAAtggcgaccttcatattctcatgacgcaccttcagcccaagatcttctggtggatcaaAGCATTTGGCCagattaaggaaagttgcgggttcctctttctttgggaagaaatagggaaagagccgcgacagccctgctttagcgcgatcaatgccttcgcgtgcctctgacccatgaaactcgaggaaagaaagggcgtcgagaagaggatcatcgtcgggatcttcaagttcaaactcttgagccgttctatctgtcaaggaagaaacttattgagcaacaaacgagtgaAGAAAAGAATATACAAAGGATATGaaatggttcagatacttactgagaaagcggcgactttgcgtctttatacgcttaaggatcgcttcctcgcgagcagattgtgcagttatatgctcgctcagtgaagtctcggcagcgtgaagtctcttcctaagatcttcgacactagcagcttcggTCTTGGCCTTGTCGGCCTCTCGCTCTAGCTTGAACAACAtctaattcggccttcttacgagcctcttcactttgctctaatttttgagcaagtgcattggcacgctcgttaatagccgccaatttttctgccaagaaagataaaacttcgttaaaatatcgacaacaacggagtaacagagtaatgataaaaaagaaagcagcaaggcatcaccttcagttttgttggcatattcacgatacccaatgaattgagcaccgatgcgaataagctctttgatcatgggctgttaagaaaagaaagggacaaagcaagaaaattttggtatgagaaaaatataatggcattcagaagcaaacagaggaagtacagacagtgacaagagtatggagaacttacatcatccaaaagagggttagaagagctactcaattggagactcggctccggaattgcttcagtccttgccctttttggcgaagggacacaggggctcgaaggaggagtagacgcgccgacgttttgttgaggaggcgaggattcctctccttcaactcgcggctccgaaataactagggtacgtgacgtactcgttcgagcagccacatccaaagttggtgtttcttcatcatcatcactgtggaaaaagaggtggcagcataaaaagcaaggcaaacaaaattcttcgaacagaaaaataaaaaaaaagacagggaactcacgaactgatgagactctcgagatatgggtcatacgctgcctttcgcggtgaaggagcaacttcttcgggttgggaggtcccggaatcctcgacatcattccttttccttttgttcttgggagaaacagcaggaggaggagattgtgctgatgtagtaccttcagaggcagcatccttttcaatagatcccgcagattttcgagaatctgcgggttcattcacaaaagagggggcctcctggttgtcatcggcaataacggccctttcttcgacatctccaccttcaggaagaggaggaagggaagccatagtaggatgattctgcagaaaaataacgacaaaagaaaaattagagagatatcaatacaatgagatgcagggaaagttcggaataaagtaaaaattcgagaagacgaaataccttggggagaggattggtagagctgtatggttccacgcggcacgaggaaggaataggatccctcttgctcagtgaggaaattcttcgaatcagcttctccaagtccttcacagaaagatcattggagagcctattggcgtcattttcaccagcatacgtccaaaggggatttttgcgagcttgaagaggctgcactctaatcctaagaaagtaggcagtgatttgaacgccagacagttctttgcctcgagtattttgaagctgatgaatacgagacataagtgcttatgtcgcctttttctcttcttcggaagcctcagcatcccaggagcggcggcgttgaattttggcacttccgtcaaaagggactatgttgtgttccacagaattggcactttcttcgtgtatgtagagccaccttttgcgccatccttggacagaatcaggaaatttgacgtcgaagtaatcaacgtcagttcggacacagataacaacaccacctatgttataagtggcgttgtgggagccattgcggcggaggcagaaaatgcgttcccACAAAATCCaattaggagggattccaaggaagcattcgcacagcgtgataaaaatggaaatatggaggatggaattgggggtcagctggtgcaactgaatcccgtagacaaagagaagaccgcggaggaaatcatggattggggtagaaaggccgcgaatgagatgatcaacgaaactaatccggtattccattggagggtttgggtagctttcttcgctgggaaagcggatggcgtcttctttcttcatcaagccaagcctcttcaacatgttgacgtcttggttggagattttagatctctcccactcaagatcttcggcggccatcttggattcagagtaccgtggcgagtgagtcgcgtgcgcggtggcatcaacggcactgaaAAAAGCAATGCTTGTGTGTGCGGAAGATCAAACAGAGTTGGGCGCAAaggaagtttttgcagaggggaacagatgtgcggcgcaagcgaaggagtggaccgaggttgaagaaaggtttatataggattcgggagaagtaatgaaccgttggatgaagaaatcgtgtggtgaaaaaagatctagtagataaaagggtaaaaaggtatttttactgaggtgGAATAGCACagacgttaccgtacgtgcgccaggaaaagcggaggacgtgtgtcccccacttgcacgacgtgtcaacgtggtgggaacaatggacccacaaggcagaaaaattccgattattaatagagatgaagtgaatttgacaaaggaaagtatgtcgacaggaaaaataaaaggagaatggcgacaggaggagttatttgaatacttcgggagcctttggtcaaatacaagtttttgcccaaatgctcgggggctacttcgataaaaataaaatttcgactatggcaatatagaaattgcgggagcctacaaccaagcacaagttcgtggctgtagcctcgggggctactcccatcgggagcgctgttcgcgcacccgaaagATATATAAAAAAAGGAGAATATCGGGAAattatgacaatatagcgacaaggtggactaaaatgttgagcctacaaccaagcacaagttcttggctgtagcctcgggggctactcccatcgggaacgctgttcgcgtgcccgatgaaattaaaaaaggaaaaggaagaaagatagaaaagcaagagagtatatttcgagttataattaactctacatatactcccatcgggagattaagtcatatttgactcgataaaatgtgccattccaacagccggaaaagcactcgacaatatattctcagaacgccaaagttgcgatcaatttctgaatgccgcaaatttgcgaaggtaagaccccggatccgttctgctgggcgtggcatcgccgaagactgcgctctgctacttttatccgtatcaacagatacgaagaaaaatcctaacggacgcgttaggtactcgataaatttgaccgggactcgacggaatggtaagaccttaagcggcacctgtcgaagtttgcaccaagtatcccgagatcatgtccggggacgtgatcttgaagtaggtttttgtggattgccactagagcgagttaactagtacccgatccgtcagatgaactagccccaattaccattatccctgtacaaaatagaatTTTATATGGAGAAATATAAAAgagttaaagctctcgaataaaaataaacagtggagattttccctgactctacgattcaagcaaaatcttgggggctactgacataggcatcccaaatgggcctgctaaagatagtacccggggtttaatggaggcccactacccgaagaataagaagattcgagagcccaagatatattaagaaaagtagagttgtaataggaagtgttgtttgtaatctggcgggatgagttagaaaccgtcccggactctgtaacttgtacaaaacgaaaccctcggttccgcctcctatataaagggggagtcgagggacgaagaaatcatcgaatcattgttcacaaaccctagttttcataaccgtcgagtactttccggctgaaaccttcgagatctacttgccctctacttctaactaaaccctagcctataacccgtaggcattgacaagttgataccttgtcactaaCGCATGGTAAACGTACAAGAGAACAACCACACGTGCATATATTTTTGTAGTAATGAATGCATTAATTCTCTCTCGCTACATGTACCGTTTAGTTTTAGTATTTACTTTCCGTTGTACTTTATTTTGTGTATTAGTTCTTAGTTACTTCAAGACCTCTCTTATTTATTGTTTTCTCTAGCAACTTATAGAGACTAGGTTATTCCCAAATATGGTTTGGATTCCGACTTAACtaggcatatttaatatatgtgacAATGTAGTTACGGGGCTAGTAGTTGCCTTTTATTTAGCTCTCGTGGGATAATATACAATTCTGATAATACTTCATGTGAAATACTACGATAGCTCTGTGCACTCGCCCACATCAAGGTTCATGTCGCCGTTGGCATGGAGAAAAAGCGCTTGGTCATCACCTTCTCACTTGCGTTcagtttatttttgtttgttgttatttatcttattgctttcatttatataaaaataataagaAACTATAAAACTATttactactaatcatgtcttccaaAATATCCATTGTTGAAACATGTGCAACATGCAATGGAGGAGAAGAGATACATGGAACTGCTACACATGGCTGCCAAAGAAACTAATGAAGACGCGGACGCACACAATGAAGAGGTCATCACCGCCGATGATATTAGGGTAAATGACATTGTACTAAGTTGGTGGTGCTCACACGTTGTGTTATTCGTATCAAATATTATATCTCTACCTATGTTTGTCGGTCATTTTTCTTTTAATTTCCTCGTACTTATGAAAAATCTTTAGCATCTTACAATAGTAGTGATGCTCAAGGTTTTTAGTATCGGGATATTAGGTAGTATCATTTTCTTATCAGCAGTATCATATCGTAGTATCACGATACTATGGGATTTTTATTGTAAATAAAAATATATGTATATATTGATAAAATACCCCCAAataggtttaaatttaattttaaatTAATTTTAAGCATATTCCATGTCTTTGATAGAGGTTGATCATGTAAATGCTGTATTTATACAATATATAAATATGTGCCAGCCTAATGCATGGTACAAATATAATTAATTATGAACCCACAAAAGAAAGGACTGTTCCCATATGCTCGAAAGTTGGTACACACAAATGATCGACTACATTCTTGCACATACAAACTCATTTTTCATACCCATCTTGCCCAAACTAATATGTGTTGTTTAAATACTTAGTTAACCTTGAGATTACAAACTAATCTATACCTTTCAGCTTGCCACACACTGTTGTGTCCTTATTTTTATCATAGGCGCGAGATCGTGTTGTATCAATTTTGTATAGGGATACTAAAAAGATGCCATGATAGTCGATATGTATTGGGATACAGTAAGATGCTATCAGATTTACACACCATCACGTTACGCACCATGGTGATGCTTCTACAGTAGCCTATTTTTAGAGCAAAATTTCACAAAACATGCAAATATGGTTCTTctcttggagatgctctaaggctatGTTTTGCATTGCAATGGACTACAATAATTCATAATTCGTTTGGTTCAGCTGTTTCTGCATATATTTACCGAACAGCATCCCATTGGTTGTCCTCCTCTAAAAAAATTTACCATGCAAACCATTACAAACTGGAAAGAGAACCGACGTTTTGTTACAAACGGATACTCCATAGGGCAAACCTTTATAAACTGGGAAGAGAACCTTGACAAACTGGAGTAGTAAAaatgatgtactccctccgatcaaaTTTGGAGAAAAttaagacatgtttcatgggacaTAGAGAATACATTTTCTTCATAATATGCTATACTAGGTTCCGTTCTTCATCTGCACACTTCATTGGGCAAGAAATGATCGAACATAGATCATAAGGATACGGATAAACTAAACCACATGGATTTTGCCAAGACCTTCACAGTAATCAACAGTTTGGGCAAAATATACAAGTTATTACCTGTCCTCGGGTATTGTGGTTTTACTCAAAATCACATTTCACTTAGAATAATACATAATATTCTTCCTGAACAAGTCATTCTTTCTACATTACAACATTTGGGGCAGGGGATGTGAcccttttcttctttcttctacAACACAATGTAACCAATGGATATCCGCAAAACAAAGAAACAAAAGGGGGCAAGTAAAATATAGCATATCATCAGTCCACTGTAAAATGAATGCGCTCTGCAGAACACAAATCTGGAGAGATACAAAGCACGGAGGCAGGCGGCCGTGGTTACTATGACAGTGTAGGGAAGCGGAAAGCTCTTAATCTTCCGCGCTGTGAGCTGGGGCTTCTGTATCAGCTGCATGATCAGCAGCCATCCTTTCCTCAAGAACCCTCTCGCCACGCTCCCTGACACAATGAAAATTTAGTTGGTGAGGTTGGAAAAATATTTTCTGAGATGCCGTGATATCGAGTTTTCTTTCTCAAACTACAACCATTTTGTGGATTCACATAGAATTAGCTTTGTGGGTAAACAATACCTTCTTCTAGATGCCTTGGTAGGATCAGTAACTGGGAGGGCCAATTCTGAAGGCTTAGAACTCCCACACAACATCCGGTGGAATGCATTAGCAACTGGGTCTGTGACTGGTCTGCAATGATCATACATAAAAAGATGATTTCAGAAGTGGGATAGCAAAATAGTATTTGCAGTGTAGTATAACAGCATTAAGAATTACCGCATGGCATCTGGGAACAAGCTCGGGAAGGAGAAGTCATCACTTGCATCACCCTTAAGTCCTGTTAGTGGGTTTCTTTGGAAGTATCTCAGGTAAAGCCAGCTGACGTACATCCCAGACAATAAAGTTGGCAGGAAGTTGATGGAATCAGGCACAATGAAGGCCATGATAGTTGAGAAGCACATGACAAAAAATGGCATCCACTGCAGCAGGAAGAACATCGCAAAGACACAGAAAACTCCACATCAACAAATTTGTAACTTTCCACAAAATAAATATGCACTGATACAATTACAAGCCTCAGAAATTGCACTGTACTAGTAGTTCACCGATGTACCTTGGCCTTTATTTTCCAGAAAAAGCACAtgggaagctcaaggtgtggtaacAGTTGCTTCAGGGCTACCAGAAAGCCAGCAAGGGCACCATGGAAGCCAGAAAGTGGCGTGACACTACACGATATGAGATAGCAAGGTTAGCTAGCTAGTGGTTATAATATTCCAGCCAGTAGTCTTATTTTCTGAGAAAGTATTATACTATTATGTAGTAAGCCCAAACAATCAGAGTACCAAAGTGCTCTAAATGCCATCAAGGGTATACAATAGAAGAGTACCAGTGTGAGGACAGTACATTCTCTGATTGTTTGATAATAGCAAGAATAGAGCTGGCATGCTTGCTAAACGGAGTAATAGGCACTAAGGCACATGAATAGAGCTGCAGTGCTTGCTAAATGGTAATAAGTCAACATGCTAGCAGGTTGGTGTTTACAACTTACAGGAAGCTCTCCTTTCCGGTGACATAGTACAATGCAACAGCAATGCAGAAAGCAAGGACACCACAGATGGAGTTAATCAAGATAATGAACTTCAAGAACTCCTTGCGGCCCCAGGTTGGTTCAATATCCTTCCCACAGAAGAGAAGACCAAGAGAACTTCCAATAGCCTACAAAAGCAAAAGCAAAATTTATAAGATTAGGATTTCAGGACAGAGTCATTTGATTCCACAGAGTCATTTGATTCTAAATTAAGCTAATCCAAAGTAATGACTAAAGAATGTTTTCCAAACTATCTACTTTGCTTCAACTATAATGGTTTTATTTGGAATATAATAGTACTATAGGATGGCTAGTAGAGGTGTCATAAGCTCCCATTCCATAGCCATGACAGAGTAATCGAAATTAAATGGGGAGAGATCTAGCTAGCTCACCCCTGGAAGCACTTGCTCTATGTACCCAGCTGTGAATACAGTCCATACATAGGGAATTGTCCTGCAAGATGCAGAAAACGAAATTCAGTGATCTAGTACCCCACTTCAACGATCCCTCTACAAAATTCAGAGATACTTACTTGGCGGGGACGATGGCGAGGTAGTCTATGGAGGCCGGCACGAAGTGGAGCAGCGCGTAGCCGCCGAGGAGCACGACGACGAGGCCCTTGCAGGTCTTGGTGAACTCCTTCCCGGGAACCTGCATGCGCGCGCGCCAAGAAGCAGCATCAGCAACACGGAGCACGCAGATCTGAGACGCAATGAGCTGCTATGTTCTGCAAGCGAGGCGGCCGGATCGAAGTCTGCATTGGTCAACGCTCCGAGATCCCAAGATTATCGGCTCAGATCTCGCAATTCGCAGGAAACTGGCCCGTGCGAGAGCTTCGCCGGGAATGGCGGAGCAAACCGCCAGATCTCTCGCTAGCAAGGCAAGATCCAACCAGGATCCGAACACGGTTGGTGAGCAAGCTCAACTCGTCCACACCCATGCACAGAACAAAGCAAGAAGATGCACAGAGAAAGAAGAGCAGCAGAGCAAAGATGGTTACCACGCCGGTGGGAGCTCCAGCTCCGGCGGCGTCTGCCGCGGCGCCGTGGGTCTCGGACGTCGGGTCCTGCAGCGGCTGGCTCTCCATCATCACTAGCTCCTCAGATCTCCCACCTCTCCTCGCCTACTTGGTTTAGTAGGAGGGGAATGGCGCACGGGGGAGGTTGTTGGGGGTCAAAGCCTCAGCTCGTGGGGGAGAAGAAGTGGCTCACTGCCTGCCCGTCGCCTTCCGACCACCAAACGCTGATCAGCACACGCTTCTTCCACTCTCTTACTATCATTAACAAACACGTTTTATCTCGTTAACCTCGCCTACCTTTCCTTGCAAACAAAGTCAGCATGTCAACCGCTGTCTACAGCAACCATAATTT includes these proteins:
- the LOC124677003 gene encoding rhomboid-like protein 19, producing MMESQPLQDPTSETHGAAADAAGAGAPTGVVPGKEFTKTCKGLVVVLLGGYALLHFVPASIDYLAIVPAKTIPYVWTVFTAGYIEQVLPGAIGSSLGLLFCGKDIEPTWGRKEFLKFIILINSICGVLAFCIAVALYYVTGKESFLVTPLSGFHGALAGFLVALKQLLPHLELPMCFFWKIKAKWMPFFVMCFSTIMAFIVPDSINFLPTLLSGMYVSWLYLRYFQRNPLTGLKGDASDDFSFPSLFPDAMRPVTDPVANAFHRMLCGSSKPSELALPVTDPTKASRRRERGERVLEERMAADHAADTEAPAHSAED